From a single Sebastes umbrosus isolate fSebUmb1 chromosome 17, fSebUmb1.pri, whole genome shotgun sequence genomic region:
- the arhgap31 gene encoding LOW QUALITY PROTEIN: rho GTPase-activating protein 31 (The sequence of the model RefSeq protein was modified relative to this genomic sequence to represent the inferred CDS: inserted 1 base in 1 codon; deleted 1 base in 1 codon): protein MKNKGTKQKSKKKGSEDAFGCDLIERLQNSGPDVPQVLKKCAEFIEEHGIVDGIYRLSGITSNIQRLRQEFCSEACPDLTKEVYLQDIHCVGSLCKLFFRELPNPLLTYELYSKFTERGLDPGDHERLLHIQGVIKELPTPHFRTLEYLTKHLAHLATLSTQTNMHTRNLALVWAPNLLRSKDIEGSCSNGEMAFQEVRIQQSVVEFILNHTDEIFSDSVQIKTKEGPSLMCGEKKYATLPISGQCGPMKLMSLEEAQARSLSPNHPVHKERQRENSLPDTSTATLYHTVIDIDSKRKFSGKSKKWKSIFNLGRSVDSKGKLSRNGSVFIRNTITKKASLRPSRSMESLCSLPTDDDRTGNNGPASGSGSIFVPDVKSRTLGSDSLYDLSEHDQNWEFKGIKADGATGGWSASMDQKGSPGASAPPQKTLPEQLKVFKGDNLGGYKPTSPKNRRMLYSGSSHNSSSRPSFPGSFFPLEISPRHQRRAVNISEPFAVSVPLRVSAVISSNSTPCRGHAKDKAATLKPCKESSEPSSNSGKSNTFPQLEPKKQEAAEKKNTEEPTSRVPPEDAGKEMLQEGQGGVNTSEVEPASRANARECKVAAPSPGKEVHNQQIAMQLDKGSSTGKELWSDLHQELKITEPEIDLLDETFKPVFGSNSTCEGTRLTMDVKSKRSRSSPSLSLLFREQSSNTSLSDRVIATGSDSAKKQPSESDILFSLHKSTESAGPADMVXRKREKLHLNITPLNNDDTKLCQPPLKETCLDEVMNPLTIEDTPTVVGFSVADDTNKQSEKRETPHGDKNVSCDGAKKNVIPELEVIQRLSVCLEERRNTLVLPNLDNDEGNGGNLEELDLVEPWEDFSSNKQWVTSPLHSPDIEELFNQLSPFGSCGETQISPPSVDNNKQSLVKSTEHFSGNIPQSSKPEAKWTYLPSGVSVNNTTQPHAGKCSSTKQKNTASSQRFYRQMSYEAEKREENCFSKHRPYSLNLDLGQRCIRDISNQQNRNSSERGLLTSSESVNTRLPSELELFLSDRQAPLRRNSAPVSVSSVRTAFMIKTCQAKAVPVVPPKVQYSQIPPSRHEKDFDAAKEQDKEHPKVSAEKSNAAPTPMMSDLKEELENKQPAPKHQKQVAESVKTTSTPELPVITRRHAPSLEVFVDCPRPNRGNLHQRPSFRNRQRPQSLILLSPPFPIMDYPPLGDDGKLLSSIKSLNDTSAVNVFSKEMADNFRTPEGIALQNKMTIPKSGQRLETSTSCFYQPQRRSMIFDSRSQRQIDDLRCSHQLQDWLCVNRYSIQGN, encoded by the exons ATGAAGAATAAAGGGACTAAGCAGAAGTCTAAAAAGAAAGGAAGTGAAGATGCGTTCGGCTGTGAC CTGATAGAACGTCTCCAGAATTCAGGACCAGATG TTCCTCAGGTTCTGAAGAAATGTGCAGAGTTTATTGAGGAGCATGGGATTGTGGATGGGATCTACAGACTGTCGGGGATCACCTCAAATATCCAGCGTCTCAG gcaggaATTCTGCTCCGAGGCGTGCCCTGACCTTACAAAGGAAGTGTACCTCCAGGACATCCACTGTGTGGGTTCCTTATGTAAGCTGTTCTTCAGGGAGCTACCCAATCCTCTGCTCACATACGAGCTATACAGCAAATTCACT GAACGTGGTCTTGATCCAGGGGATCATGAGAGGCTTTTACACATTCAGGGTGTCATCAAAGAACTGCCGACTCCTCACTTCAG GACTCTGGAGTATCTTACTAAGCACCTGGCCCACCTTGCCACCTTAAGCACCCAGACAAACATGCATACACGTAACCTGGCCCTGGTTTGGGCTCCAAATCTATTACG ATCTAAAGACATTGAGGGGTCATGTAGTAATGGAGAAATGGCTTTCCAGGAGGTGCGGATACAACAGTCAGTGGTTGAGTTTATTCTGAACCATACAGATGAGATCTTCAGTGACTCTGTGCAAATCAAAACCAAAGAAG GACCAAGTTTGATGTGTGGGGAGAAGAAGTATGCCACGCTCCCGATCAGTGGCCAGTGTGGGCCGATGAAACTGATGAGCCTGGAAGAAGCCCAGGCCCGTTCCTTAAGTCCAAACCATCCTGTGCATAAAGAACGTCAGCGAGAGAACAGTCTGCCTGATACCAGTACTGCCACGCTCTACCACACCGTCATAGACATAGACAGCAA GAGAAAGTTTTCTGGGAAATCAAAGAAGTGGAAGTCCATCTTCAACCTGGGACGGTCTGTGGACTCGAAGGGAAAACTGAGCCGGAACGGCAGCGTGTTCATTAGAAACACAA ttact aaAAAGGCATCTCTTCGTCCATCCAGGAGCATGGAGTCCTTGTGCTCCTTACCAACAG ATGATGATAGAACAGGAAACAACGGTCCAGCCAGTGGATCCGGCAGCATTTTTGTTCCAGATGTGAAATCCAGAACGCTGGGATCTGACTCGCTCTACGACCTGAGTGAACACGACCAAAACTGGGAGTTTAAAGGGATAAAAGCTGACGGGGCAACAGGTGGCTGGAGCGCTAGCATGGACCAGAAGGGGTCACCAGGTGCCTCCGCACCCCCTCAAAAAACACTGCCAGAGCAACTGAAGGTGTTCAAAGGTGACAACCTCGGCGGCTACAAGCCCACCTCTCCGAAAAACAGGAGGATGTTGTACTCGGGTTCCTCCCACAACAGCTCATCACGGCCCTCCTTCCCAGGAAGCTTCTTCCCGCTTGAGATCTCGCCGAGGCATCAGCGCAGAGCCGTTAACATATCTGAGCCTTTTGCTGTGTCCGTGCCCCTGCGCGTGTCAGCCGTTATCAGCTCCAACAGCACGCCGTGCAGGGGGCACGCCAAGGACAAAGCAGCTACTCTGAAACCCTGCAAGGAGAGCTCAGAGCCGAGCAGCAACAGTGGAAAGAGCAACACTTTCCCCCAACTGGAACCCAAGAAGCAGGAAGCAgcggagaagaaaaacacagaggagcCGACCTCCAGAGTTCCGCCAGAGG ATGCAGGCAAAGAAATGCTGCAAGAAGGTCAAGGAGGGGTGAATACTTCTGAAGTGGAACCAGCGTCCCGTGCAAATGCGAGAGAATGCAAAGTTGCAGCGCCATCTCCTGGGAAAGAAGTGCACAACCAGCAGATAGCTATGCAACTG GACAAGGGATCTTCTACTGGGAAAGAGCTGTGGTCTGACCTCCACCAGGAACTGAAGATAACTGAACCTGAAATCGACCTGCTTGATGAGACTTTTAAACCCGTCTTCGGCTCCAATAGCACCTGTGAGGGCACGAGGTTAACGATGGACGTTAAGTCAAAACGAAGCCGCAGCTCCCCGTCTCTGTCGTTGTTATTTAGGGAACAGTCTTCGAATACCTCTCTAAGTGATCGTGTAATCGCCACTGGATCAGACTCTGCAAAGAAACAGCCCTCAGAGTCAGACATCTTATTTTCTCTTCACAAAAGCACAGAAAGCGCCGGCCCTGCTGACATGG gtagaaaaagagagaagctGCATCTAAACATCACACCCTTAAACAACGATGACACCAAACTGTGCCAACCTCCTTTAAAGGAAACCTGTTTAGATGAAGTTATGAATCCTTTGACGATAGAGGATACTCCAACGGTTGTAGGCTTCTCGGTAGCAGATGATACCAACAAACAATCAGAGAAACGTGAAACTCCTCATGGAGACAAAAATGTCTCCTGTGATGGAGCAAAGAAGAACGTGATTCCTGAATTGGAGGTTATTCAGAGGCTGTCGGTGTGTTTGGAGGAGAGACGTAACACCTTGGTGCTGCCAAACCTCGACAACGACGAAGGGAATGGAGGAAACTTGGAGGAGCTGGACTTGGTGGAGCCCTGGGAGGATTTCAGCTCCAACAAGCAGTGGGTTACCAGTCCTCTCCACTCACCTGACATAGAGGAATTGTTTAACCAGCTATCGCCCTTTGGCTCTTGTGGTGAAACTCAGATTTCACCTCCTTCAGTTGATAATAACAAACAGTCTCTCGTTAAGAGCACTGAACATTTCTCAGGAAACATTCCTCAAAGTAGCAAACCAGAAGCTAAATGGACGTATTTGCCGTCAGGGGTCAGTGtgaataacacaacacaacctCACGCAGGAAAATGCAGCTCAACAAAGCAGAAGAATACAGCATCATCTCAGAGGTTTTACAGACAGATGTCTTATGAGgcggagaaaagagaggaaaattGCTTTTCTAAACACAGACCGTATTCACTTAATTTAGACCTGGGGCAGCGATGCATCAGAGACATTTCTAATCAGCAAAACCGCAATTCATCAGAGAGAGGACTACTGACCTCCTCTGAATCTGTGAACACCAGGCTGCCCTCAGAATTGGAGTTGTTTCTGAGCGATCGGCAGGCGCCGCTACGCCGAAATTCAGCCCCAGTCAGCGTGTCATCGGTGCGAACAGCCTTCATGATAAAAACATGCCAGGCCAAGGCTGTGCCCGTCGTCCCTCCCAAGGTGCAGTACAGTCAGATACCTCCCTCCAGACATGAGAAGGACTTTGACGCAGCAAAGGAACAAGACAAGGAGCACCCTAAGGTGAGTGCAGAGAAAAGCAATGCTGCACCTACTCCGATGATGTCTGATCTaaaggaggagctggagaatAAACAGCCCGCACCCAAACACCAAAAACAAGTCGCAGAGTCCGTGAAGACCACATCTACTCCAGAGCTGCCGGTCATCACAAGGAGACACGCGCCCAGTCTGGAAGTGTTTGTAGATTGTCCCAGGCCTAACAGAGGGAACCTCCACCAAAGGCCGTCCTTTAGGAACAGACAGAGACCTCAAAGTCTCATCCTGCTCAGCCCTCCTTTCCCCATCATGGACTACCCACCGTTAGGAGATGACGGCAAGCTCCTCTCGTCCATCAAGAGCCTGAATGACACGTCAGCAGTGAATGTCTTTTCCAAAGAGATGGCGGACAATTTCCGGACGCCGGAGGGGATCGCCCTTCAAAACAAAATGACTATTCCAAAAAGTGGACAGAGACTGGAGACGTCGACCAGCTGCTTCTACCAGCCACAGAGGAGGTCGATGATATTTGACAGCAGGAGCCAGAGACAGATCGATGACTTGAGGTGCAGTCACCAACTACAAGACTGGCTGTGTGTAAATAGATACAGTATACAAGGAAACTGA